The following DNA comes from Occultella kanbiaonis.
GACGCGGGCCGCGGCTACGGGCTGGCGGACCTGGCCCGGGCGGTCGAGACCGATCGTCCGCACCGCGCCGGCGGCGACCTCGCGCTGCACGTGCTGGACATCATGGAGTCCGTGCTGCTGGCAGCGGACTCCCAGCGGGTGGTGACGCTCGGCACCACCGTGGCCCGGCCGGAACCGGTGCCGGCCGGGGTGGCTCCGGACACCTGGTAGTCACCGGCAGCAGCGGAACCGAGCGTGGATCGCGACACGCTCGGCGTGTCGCGGGCCGCAGACTTCGGATCGAACGGCTGTTCGTCTAGAGTTGTGGACAGGTGAGGGACGGAACTGCGTCATCCACAGCCAGTGGGTGCCCAGAACCGGATGTCGGTGGTCGGACATAGCCTTCGTCGCAGGTTGCCGCCCGGAGAGGGCGGGTCCCTGAACAGGCCAGCCCTGGTCCGAAACATGCGGTGGAGCTCAGCGAGCATCTGCCCGAGACACGAAGTGAAGGTGACACCATGGCTGCACCAGTTGCAGACCGTAGCAAGGCCCTCGAGGCCGCCCTCGGCCAGATCGATCGCGCGTTCGGCAAGGGATCGGTGATGCGCCTCGGCGACGACAACCGCCCGCCGGTCGCCGTGATCCCCACCGGCTCCATCGCGCTCGACGTCGCGCTCGGGATCGGTGGCCTGCCCCGGGGCCGGGTCGTCGAGATCTACGGCCCGGAGTCCTCGGGTAAGACCACGGTCGCGCTGCACGCGGTCGCGAACGCCCAGAAGGCCGGCGGGATCGCCGCGTTCATCGACGCCGAGCACGCCCTCGACCCCGAGTATGCGAAGAAGCTCGGCGTGGACACCGACGCCCTGTTGGTCTCCCAGCCGGACACCGGCGAGCAGGCGCTCGAGATCATGGACATGCTGATCCGTTCCGGTGCGCTGGACATCGTGGTCATCGACTCCGTCGCCGCGCTCGTACCGAAGGCCGAGATCGAGGGCGAGATGGGAGACAGTCACGTCGGCCTCCAGGCCCGGCTCATGTCCCAGGCGCTGCGCAAGATCACCGGCGCGCTGAACTCCTCCGGCACCACGGCGATCTTCATCAACCAGCTGCGCGAGAAGATCGGGGTGTTCTTCGGATCTCCCGAGACGACCACGGGTGGCAAGGCGCTGAAGTTCTACGCCTCGGTCCGCATCGACGTGCGTCGTATCGAGACCCTCAAGGAGGGCACCGACGCGGTCGCCAACCGCACCCGCGCGAAGGTCGTCAAGAACAAGATGGCCCCGCCGTTCAAGCAGGCCGAGTTCGACATCGTCTACGGGGTCGGCATCTCCCGCGAGGGCAGCTTGATCGACCTCGGCGTGGAGCATGGCATCGTCCGTAAGTCCGGCGCCTGGTACACCTACGAAGGTGACCAGCTCGGGCAGGGCAAGGAGAACTCCCGCCGGTTCCTCAAGGACAACCCCGAGCTGGCGGAGGAGATCGAGAAGAAGATCATGACGAAGCTCGGCATCGGCAAGCCGCTCGAGGTGGTGCCGGACGCCGGCGGTCCCGCCAACGCCGTCGACTTCTAGGCCCACGGCGCCGATGGCCTTCCAACAGCGCCGATCCCGGCCGGACCGGGCCGGGGTCGGTGAGCCAGGGCAGGCGCGGCGCCGCTCCGGTGGCCGGGTGGGTGAACCCCCGGGCACCGGTGCCGCGGCCGTCGACCCCGAGCCGGATCATGAGTCCGTGGCGCGCAACATCGCGCTGCGGCTCCTGACCCACTCGCCGCGCTCCCGCGCCGAGCTGGCGCAGGCCTTGGCGAAGAAGGACGTGCCGGACGACGTCGCCGCGTCGGTGCTCGACCGGTTCGAGGAGGTCGGGCTGGTCAACGACGTCGAGTACGCCGAGATGCTTGTGCGCACCCGCCGGACCGAACGGGGTCTGGCCCGCCGCGCCCTGGCCACGGAGCTGTACCGCAAGGGCGTCGACTCCGAGATCGCGGCGGAGGCACTGGCCGCCGTCGATCCCGAGGACGAGGAAGCCACCGCGCGGGACCTGGTCCGGCGCAAGGCTCGATCCAGCGTGGGCCTGGAGCACGAGAAGCGCCGGCGGCGGCTCGTCGGCATGCTGGCGCGGAAGGGTTACTCGCCCTCGGTCGCGCTCCGGGTCGTGGACGGCGTGCTCGCTGAAGAGGGCGTCGTCGACACCGACGACCGCGTCGGCTGAGCCGAGGCGCAGAGGAGTCCGAGGCACGTGTCCGAGACCCCGGTCGAGGAGGAGTGGGCGCAGCCGCTCCTGACGTTCCTGACGGTGGTCGAGGGACCGTTGGATTGGATGCTCGTCGGCAGCGCCGCCACCCGGCTGCACGGTGTTGACCTGGTGCCCGGCGACGTCGACGTGCTCATCCACCCCGACGCCACGGACGCCGCGTTCGCGCAGGGCTGCCGGGCGCTTGCGGCATTCGCGGCCCGCGGTCCGGCAGTGCGTGGCCTCGAGGACTTCGTGAGCACCCAGGAGCACCCGTTGGTCGCGTCCGAGGACGGGACCTGGCTGTTCGGGCGGTGGATGATCGCCGGACGCAAGCTCGAGGTGGCGCGGATCCGCTCCGCGACGCCCGCGGGGCTGCTGACGGAGACCCTTGGCCCGGCAGTCTGGGAGAGCCGTCAGCACATCGAGTGGCACCGCTTCGACGTCCCGGTGGTGCCGCTCGAGGTGCAGTACGCCACCTGTCGCCTTCGCGGGAACGACGCACGGGCACGGGAAGTCGGGCAGCGGTTGCACCAGCGTGGCCATGACGCCGACCTGCTGGCCCGAGCCCTCGCCGATCGTGGCCTTGCCGATCGTGGCCTCGACGCCGGCGCTCCCGACCCGACCTGAGCCGCGAACGTGCGGGCCAGGGATCCGTCAGGCCGGCGCTATCTCCCGCCACCGCCCACGGCGGGCACCGTGACGGCGTTCGGGGGTGCCGGGTTGGCGCGCGCCTTGCCAGAGGTGCGTCCGCCTACCTTCCGGGCGACCAACTCGGCGACCTTCGAGAGGAGGTAGTTGAGGACGATGAAGATCAGTGCGGCGACGAACAGGCTCTGCAGGATCGCGAACGGTGCCCCGCTGCCCAGCAGTCGGGCGCTGCGCAGCAGTTCGGGGTAGACGATGATGTAGCCGAGGGCCGTGTCCTTGAGGATTACGACGAACTGGCTCACGAGTGAGGGCAGCATGGCGATGAGTGCCTGCGGCAGCTCGATCGAGCGGATCGACTGCCCGCGGGTCATCCCGATCGCCAGTCCGGCCTCGCGCTGCCCCTTCGGCAGGCCGTGCACCCCGGAGCGGACGAGTTCGGCGATCACCGCGCCGTTGTACAGGGTCAGGGCGATGACCACACTCAACAGGAGCTGGGCGGTGCCGCTGACGGCCGTGAAGCGACCGAGGATCTGGTAGCCGGCAACCATCATGACCAGCACCGGTACGGCGCGGAAGAACTCGACGACCACGCCGCTGAACCAGCGCAGTGCCCGGTTCGCGGCCAGCCGTCCCACTCCGAACAGCAGACCGAACACGACGGACGTCACGATGGCGTATGCCGCGGCGACGAGGGTGTTCTGCAGCCCCGGTAGGAAGTTGTAGCGCCAGGAGTCCGGATCCACGACCACGGCCCAGAGCTCCGGGCGCAACTGGCCGGCCGCGTTCATCTGGACCAGCACGAACACGGCGATGCCGATCACGACGACGGCGCCGACCCAGTTGCCCACGCGGACGTTGCGCCGGGCGCGCGGGCCAGGTGCGTCGAACAGGACGGTCTGCCGGCTCATCGGGACACCGCCAGTCGCTGAGAGAGATAGGTCACGGCGAGCCCGATCGGGACGACGATGATGACGAAGCCGACCGCGACGGTAAGGAAGATCGGGATCACGTAGTTCCCCTCGTTCTCCATCATCTCCTTCATCAGGATCGAGATCTCGGGGACCGAGATCGCCGCGGCGACGGTGCTGTTCTTGATGAGCGCGATGAGCGTGTTGCCGAGCGGAGCGATCGCCCCGCGGAAGGCCTGGGGCAGGATGATCAGCCGCGCCGCGGGTAGGAACGGCAGTCCGATCGCCCGGGCGGCCTCGGCCTGGCCGGCCGGCACCGTGTTCACCCCGGAGCGCAGCGCCTCGCACATGAACGAAGCGTGGTAGACCGAGAGCGCCAGCACGGCGAGCCAGAAGAAGTTGGTGGCGAAGTCGGTCGAGAACTCCACGCCCAGCACCGGCCACAGGACCAGCGCCGCGAACACCACGATGATCGTCAGCGGCGTGTTGCGGATCAGGTTGACGTAGGTGGTGCCGGCGAACTGCAGAGACGGGATCGGTGAGATCCGCATGAGCGCCAGGATCGTGCCGATCACCAACGAGGCCACGGCCGCGAAGAAGGTCAACTGGATGTTCAGCCAGTACGCGCCAACCAGGTCATAGTTCGAGAGGACGGCGAGGAACTCGCTCAACGGACACCACCTTCATCGCTGCTTCGGCTTTCTGACGTCGGACGCGGTGGTGCGGGGACGGGCCCGGGCCCGCCCCCGCACACCCGAATCAGGAGGCGGCGCACTCCCGCAGCTCCGGCGGGTTCAGGTCCGCGTTCGGGGTGAACCCGGTGCCCTCGGTGTTCGCCTCGATGGCGGCCTCCCAACTGCCGTCGTCGAACATGGCCTGGATGGCCTCGTTGATCGGCTCGCACTGGTCGGATCCCGGCGGCAGGCCGACACCGTAGTTCTCCTCGGAGAACGGGTTCCCGACCACCACCATGGCGCCGCTGCCCTCGGCGGCTGCGAGGCCGGCGAGGATGATGTCGTCGGTGGTGACGGCGTCCACCTGTCCACCGAGCAGGTACTGGATGCACTCGGAGTACCCGGGCTGCTCGATCAGCTGGACCTGGTCGGCGAAGTCATCCTGGATGCGCTGCGCGGACGTCGAGCCGGCCACGGAGCAGAGGTTCTTCCCGTTCAGGTCGTCCGGCCCGGTGATGTCCGTCTCGTCGGCCCGCACGAGCAGGTCCTGACCCGCCACGAAGTACGGGCCGGCGAAGTCGACGACCTCGTCACGGGTGTCCGTGATCGAGTAGGTCGCGAAGATCATGTCGACCTGACCGCCCTCGAGCATCGTCTCCCGGTTCGCGGAGGGCGTCTCGACCCATTCGATCTGGTCGGCCGTGTACCCGAGGGCCTCCGCCACGTACGTCGCGACGTCCACGTCGAAGCCGGTGTACTCGGCGCCGTCCTGGAAGCCGAGGCCGGGCTGGTCGAACTTGATGCCGATGCGGATGGTGCCTTCCTGGCCACCGCCGCCTTCGTCGGTGGTCTCCTCGGCGCCCGTGGTCCCGTCATCGCCGCTGTCGCCCGGCTCGGCGGTACACGCGGCCAGGGTCAGCGCGCCGACGGCTGCGATCGCGGCGAATGCCACTCGCGTTCTCTTCATCGTTGTCTCCTTTTGGTTGGCAACTGGTGTTGGGGTCGATCTGGTCGGCTGGATCAGTGGGTGAGGATCTTGCCGAGGAAGTCCTTGGCGCGGTTGC
Coding sequences within:
- the recA gene encoding recombinase RecA, producing MAAPVADRSKALEAALGQIDRAFGKGSVMRLGDDNRPPVAVIPTGSIALDVALGIGGLPRGRVVEIYGPESSGKTTVALHAVANAQKAGGIAAFIDAEHALDPEYAKKLGVDTDALLVSQPDTGEQALEIMDMLIRSGALDIVVIDSVAALVPKAEIEGEMGDSHVGLQARLMSQALRKITGALNSSGTTAIFINQLREKIGVFFGSPETTTGGKALKFYASVRIDVRRIETLKEGTDAVANRTRAKVVKNKMAPPFKQAEFDIVYGVGISREGSLIDLGVEHGIVRKSGAWYTYEGDQLGQGKENSRRFLKDNPELAEEIEKKIMTKLGIGKPLEVVPDAGGPANAVDF
- a CDS encoding regulatory protein RecX, with protein sequence MGEPPGTGAAAVDPEPDHESVARNIALRLLTHSPRSRAELAQALAKKDVPDDVAASVLDRFEEVGLVNDVEYAEMLVRTRRTERGLARRALATELYRKGVDSEIAAEALAAVDPEDEEATARDLVRRKARSSVGLEHEKRRRRLVGMLARKGYSPSVALRVVDGVLAEEGVVDTDDRVG
- a CDS encoding amino acid ABC transporter permease — its product is MSRQTVLFDAPGPRARRNVRVGNWVGAVVVIGIAVFVLVQMNAAGQLRPELWAVVVDPDSWRYNFLPGLQNTLVAAAYAIVTSVVFGLLFGVGRLAANRALRWFSGVVVEFFRAVPVLVMMVAGYQILGRFTAVSGTAQLLLSVVIALTLYNGAVIAELVRSGVHGLPKGQREAGLAIGMTRGQSIRSIELPQALIAMLPSLVSQFVVILKDTALGYIIVYPELLRSARLLGSGAPFAILQSLFVAALIFIVLNYLLSKVAELVARKVGGRTSGKARANPAPPNAVTVPAVGGGGR
- a CDS encoding amino acid ABC transporter permease, yielding MSEFLAVLSNYDLVGAYWLNIQLTFFAAVASLVIGTILALMRISPIPSLQFAGTTYVNLIRNTPLTIIVVFAALVLWPVLGVEFSTDFATNFFWLAVLALSVYHASFMCEALRSGVNTVPAGQAEAARAIGLPFLPAARLIILPQAFRGAIAPLGNTLIALIKNSTVAAAISVPEISILMKEMMENEGNYVIPIFLTVAVGFVIIVVPIGLAVTYLSQRLAVSR
- a CDS encoding glutamate ABC transporter substrate-binding protein translates to MKRTRVAFAAIAAVGALTLAACTAEPGDSGDDGTTGAEETTDEGGGGQEGTIRIGIKFDQPGLGFQDGAEYTGFDVDVATYVAEALGYTADQIEWVETPSANRETMLEGGQVDMIFATYSITDTRDEVVDFAGPYFVAGQDLLVRADETDITGPDDLNGKNLCSVAGSTSAQRIQDDFADQVQLIEQPGYSECIQYLLGGQVDAVTTDDIILAGLAAAEGSGAMVVVGNPFSEENYGVGLPPGSDQCEPINEAIQAMFDDGSWEAAIEANTEGTGFTPNADLNPPELRECAAS